The following proteins are encoded in a genomic region of Heliangelus exortis chromosome 7, bHelExo1.hap1, whole genome shotgun sequence:
- the CALHM1 gene encoding calcium homeostasis modulator protein 1 yields MDKFRMIFQFLQSNQESFMTGICGIMALASAQLYSAFDFNCPCLPHYNLAYGLGILLVPPFILFLLGFVLNNNVSMLAEEWRRPQGQRGKDPAVLRYMFCSMAQRAMIAPAVWVSVTLLDGKCITCAFCTSVPVETLGNISHASLSKGEIKRILARIPCKEIYDGQELMTNEVAVRYLRCISQALGWCFVLLMTMLAFLVRSLRPCFTQAAFLKSRYWSHYIDIERKLFDETCTEHARSFAKVCIQQFFEGMSTDLVATRCHLTRKASVDAGEATEKLLGITDRGTMNTALKSWHRCKPPLHLHPPALPSGNGWAGEGQPPAHTPTPRRETAAYYSGV; encoded by the exons ATGGACAAGTTTCGGATGATCTTTCAGTTCCTCCAGTCCAACCAGGAGTCCTTCATGACCGGCATCTGTGGGATCATGGCCCTCGCCAGTGCCCAGTTGTATTCAGCCTTTGATTTCAACTGCCCCTGCTTGCCACACTACAACCTGGCCTATGGGCTGGGCATCCTCCTGGTGCCCCCCTTCATCTTGTTCCTGCTGGGCTTCGTACTGAATAACAATGTCTCCATGCTGGCAGAGGAGTGGAGGCGACCCCAGGGCCAGCGAGGGAAGGACCCGGCCGTCCTGCGCTACATGTTCTGCTCCATGGCACAGAGGGCCATGATTGCCCCAGCGGTCTGGGTCTCAGTGACACTGCTGGATGGCAAGTGCATTACCTGTGCCTTCTGCACCTCAGTGCCAGTGGAGACCCTGGGCAACATCAGCCATGCCAGCCTCTCCAAAGGGGAGATTAAACGGATCCTTGCCCGCATCCCCTGCAAGGAGATCTATGATGGACAAGAGCTCATGACCAATGAAGTGGCTGTCAGGTACTTGCGCTGCATCTCACAG GCTCTGGGATGgtgctttgtgctgctgatgACCATGCTGGCTTTTTTAGTCCGATCCCTCCGGCCCTGCTTCACCCAAGCTGCCTTCCTGAAGAGCAGGTACTGGTCCCACTACATCGACATTGAACGCAAGCTTTTTGATGAGACATGTACAGAGCATGCCAGAAGCTTTGCCAAGGTTTGCATCCAGCAGTTCTTTGAGGGTATGAGCACAGACCTGGTGGCTACTCGCTGCCACCTGACCAGGAAAGCCTCTGTAGATGCGGGGGAAGCCACTGAGAAGCTCTTGGGCATCACTGACCGGGGCACCATGAACACGGCCCTGAAGAGCTGGCACAGATGCAAACCCCCACTGCACCTCCACCCACCTGCCCTGCCCAGTGGCAATggctgggcaggggaagggcagccccctgcacacacccccacaccccGAAGGGAGACAGCTGCCTACTACAGCGGGGTGTGA
- the CALHM3 gene encoding calcium homeostasis modulator protein 3, translating to MDRFKMIFQYFQSNSESVMNGICGLLALASVKMYTTFEFSCPCLHQYNMAYGLGIMFIPAFALFLCGLILNRQSLVMLEEWKRPLGRRKKDLAIIRYMCSSIIQRAMVAPVVWIVVALLDGKCLICAFSSSVDPEKFVGFDNISTLQVQQLLAKVPCKDDELMTNNTSRKAVSRYLRCWSQALGWSILLILIIAAFLARWLRPCFNQTTLLQARHWSNYIDIEQKIFEETCCEHSRLFAHKCILHFFKSMRQEIQLHSFNLPKEGKGAEEEEDLLHGITDQDQVNKLLKMWYYEKPPLDVSQAIQRRERSPLAWADSSSTWSKYPRHTDV from the exons atggaTCGTTTCAAGATGATCTTCCAGTACTTCCAGTCCAACTCGGAGTCTGTAATGAATGGGATCTGTGGACTGTTAGCCCTGGCCAGTGTAAAGATGTATACCACCTTTGAATTCAGCTGCCCCTGCCTGCACCAGTACAACATGGCATATGGCTTGGGGATCATGTTCATACCCGCCTTTGCCCTCTTCCTCTGTGGCCTCATCCTCAACAGACAGTCCCTGGTGATGCTGGAAGAGTGGAAGCGACCATTGGGTCGCAGAAAGAAGGATCTGGCTATCATCAG GTACATGTGCTCCTCTATCATACAGCGAGCCATGGTTGCCCCTGTTGTGTGGATCGTAGTTGCCCTCCTGGATGGCAAATGCCTGATATGtgctttcagcagctctgtggatcCCGAGAAATTTGTGGGCTTTGACAACATCAGCACACTACaggtgcagcagctgctggcaaagGTCCCCTGCAAGGATGATGAGCTCATGACGAACAACACTTCCCGCAAGGCAGTGTCCAGGTACCTGCGCTGCTGGTCCCAG GCACTTGGCTGGAGCATTTTGCTGATCCTTATCATAGCAGCTTTTCTTGCCCGGTGGCTCAGACCTTGCTTCAACCAGACCACCCTGCTACAGGCACGTCACTGGAGCAACTACATTGACATCGAGCAAAAGATTTTTGAGGAAACCTGCTGTGAGCACAGCCGGCTCTTTGCTCACAAATGCATCCTCCACTTCTTCAAAAGCATGCGGCAAGAGATCCAATTGCACAGCTTCAACTTGCCTAAGGAGGGAAAGGGggctgaagaagaggaagatcTTCTCCATGGCATCACAGATCAGGACCAGGTGAATAAACTTCTGAAAATGTGGTACTATGAGAAACCCCCCCTAGATGTTAGCCAGGCAATCCAGAGGCGAGAGAGATCCCCTCTGGCCTGGGCAGACAGCTCCAGTACCTGGTCCAAATACCCCCGGCACACAGATGTGTAG
- the CALHM2 gene encoding calcium homeostasis modulator protein 2 produces the protein MAALVAENFRFLSLFFKSKDVMIFNGLVALGTVGSEELFSVVAFNCPCSPARNYIYGLAAIGVPALALFLIGVIWNNHTWNLVAECHKRGVKNFSAAATFLLFGSIMGRAAVAPVTWSVISLLRGEAYICALSEFVKPSSLDKFPADYGAEVLARFPCKDVPANLTKFRDEVTRRLRYESQLFGWLLIGIVAVLVFLMKCLKHCCSPLSYRQEAYWAQYRSNEDKLFRRTAEVHSRILAAKNVKQFFGFVALDKEEKELVQEFPVEGVQPSPQWNAITGVYIYRENKGFPLYSRLHKWAKGVEGNGPSPEGHEMLFLAS, from the exons ATGGCCGCCCTTGTCGCTGAAAACTTCCGCTTCCTCTCCTTGTTCTTCAAGAGCAAAGATGTGATGATCTTCAATGGTTTGGTAGCTCTGGGCACAGTGGGCAGCGAGGAGCTCTTCTCAGTCGTTGCCTTCAActgcccctgctcccctgcCCGCAACTATATTTATGGGCTGGCTGCCATTGGAGTCCCTGCCCTGGCCCTCTTCCTTATCGGTGTTATCTGGAACAACCACACCTGGAACCTGGTGGCCGAGTGCCACAAGCGTGGAGTGAAGAACTTCTCTGCTGCCgccaccttcctcctctttggCTCCATCATGGGCCGGGCAGCCGTGGCGCCTGTCACCTGGTCGGTCATCTCACTGCTGCGTGGAGAGGCTTACATCTGCGCCCTCAGTGAGTTTGTCAAGCCATCCTCCCTCGACAAGTTCCCAGCAGATTATGGGGCTGAGGTGCTGGCCAGGTTCCCCTGTAAGGACGTGCCAGCAAACCTCACCAAGTTCAGGGACGAGGTGACACGGAGGCTGAGATATGAGTCCCAG cTCTTTGGCTGGCTACTTATCGGCATCGTCGCAGTTCTGGTTTTCCTCATGAAGTGCCTGAAGCATTGCTGCTCACCACTGAGCTATCGGCAGGAGGCTTACTGGGCCCAGTACCGCTCCAACGAGGACAAGCTCTTCCGACGCACAGCTGAGGTCCACTCCAGGATCCTAGCAGCCAAGAATGTGAAGCAATTCTTTGGCTTCGTGGCACTGgacaaggaggagaaggagctggtgCAGGAGTTCCCAGTGGAGGGTGTCCAGCCGAGCCCCCAGTGGAATGCCATCACAGGAGTCTACATCTACCGGGAGAACAAGGGCTTCCCTCTCTACAGCCGGCTCCACAAGTGGGCCAAAGGGGTGGAAGGGAATGGGCCAAGCCCAGAAGGTCACGAAATGCTCTTTTTGGCTTCCTAA